The Choristoneura fumiferana chromosome Z, NRCan_CFum_1, whole genome shotgun sequence DNA window caattttttttcacatctaacaaaattataactaaTTCCCATTACGACATTACTTTTGTGCCAATTTGTATATCCGGCCATGCCATGTACAAATAAGCtaaaagtcaaaaaaagctaTACCTacaactgaaaatattttttttcaaagtaggtaGTGATTAAAACTTGCAAGTCCCTATTTAATAATCGTCATGCAGGCTCCGGAACTTGTAAAAGTGCTGCCTACGCTTGGCTAAAATTGTAATATAACAACCGAAAAGCCACCGTATACCATAGTACCCCTTCACAAATATACGCCGGTAGCTCCTTATTAAAATGGTAATATAACTCCAGTATATGCGcatttatcatattttattttacagaagACAACGGCAGCGCCAACCTTGACGGTGGGCGGCAAAGTGACGAGTCGAATAGTGAATTCAGAACAAACCCAAAAGTCCCCTATTGTAGGTAAGTTGTCAACACAtaactaaattattttcattatataCTGAACGGCAAGAAACGTGGCTCTCATGACATTTGCAATATGGAACTATCCATACAAATGTTCTCTATGTTTACTTCTTTGTTTGTATTCAATGTTTGACACGCAAAGGATTGTAAATTGAAAACGCGATTGTTTAGTTACTTGTTACATGAGACATGACTGACAGAGTCTTTTAAAACAGAAGCAGAAGCGTATTTAAAAAAGTTCATAGCTGTGAAATATAcagaattttcaaaattttatgttAGTCCTTTACTATAAACATTCCAAATGAATGTTGAGAAGAAAAATATCCTAATGCAGTCCAGCTGTGCTAATCAAATGAATTGGCATGGCTTGATGTAATTTGGCGGTGGTTTGCATTGCAGTGAGCGTCATGGACGAGGCGACGCGCGGATCGGGGCACTCTTCGCCACTCCTGGCCAATAAGCAGGTACGCGCAATACTAAACATCCTCACCGAGTTACTACAAAAACTCGGACAacctaagattgtttttttggaatctttttgtattttttatttcaattccaaatttttactattacggtcatcccgtaaaaccgaaattgaaaatacaaactgaaatatagatgcacagaaaaaacagaaaaataagaccatcactgggaatcgaacccaggtcctcggtaatccgtaccgcgtgctataccgctacaccactgatggttttctgtgcatctatatttcagtttgtattttcaatttcggacAACCTTTCAACAAGTTTAATATTATGTCAGTTGATACAcacaaaatttatcaatgagtgttAAAACAGGTCCTTAGAGTTACTATACCCGCAGTCCTTATAATGTTGTAGGTGGCCATGGGTGGCGGGATCACTTACCACCTGGTTACcctcatgctcgtttgccagctatttattaaaaaaaaactcgcgtTGATCTTCTTGGGCCGGGATCACACGTCGCAGTCCTGCACGATTTTTTATCGTACACGTTTTATCGAGTAAGTAGTGGCATTGGCATATAACTTTGTGTAGAACCGTTCACACGTCGTTTATACGTTACTAATTTGATAAAACGTGTACGATAAAAAATTTTGTAGGACTGCGCCGTGTGAACCCAGCCCTAGGTGTATCACTCTATTAGACGTGCCTGTCTGTTAAAAACGCAGTGGAATGTTTGGGTCGTAATGATGAGTTTTTGTTGCAGTTGATGAATAGTGAGGAATGTGGAGCAAAGCGAGTGGTTACGTCGGGCGGGTATCTGATTGTGGGCGCGGCCGCGGGGCCGGTGgtggcggcgcccgcgccgcgccgcgcgcccgccgcgcccacgcccgcgcccgcgccctccCCGCATATAGATGCCAACAAACAGAACAATTAACAAGACAACCTTAATGCAACTGCAAAACTAAAGTTACAATTTATGCAAAATAACATTGTTTCATAATTGTTTGTGAAGCTGACATTATTAGTTTAACTACCTTTGATTATTTTCCCTTATGCTTAAGTTTCTACTGGTGTCACGTTATAGAACTTCGCTATTAAGAATTATATTCTGTACAGTGTTAGAATAGACGATTTTGGAAAAACATGTAATATAAGCAAACACTTGACTGAAAATTGTGTAAAGAGTAAATTAGCAAATGGAGTGACTTTGAGTGCAGTGCCGCGTTTAAACCAATCCGGCGTGGCGGCACGCGCCGCGCTCCTCAGGCGAAAGTTTTTATACGTATTCGCAACTAAAATCGCCACGGATAGAATTTTGTCTCCAATTAAATTTATGTCACATGTACATTATATCATAAGAGTTTGTTTACACGCGAGTCTAGTGTCGCGTTTTACGCGTGAGTTGCGTGCGTTCATTTCCTCTTTCAATACGTCCATTCGCGGCGACTGTCACGCGGGTATTGAACGCTACATCGAGTTccctagtaggtacctagagtCGAGGTTCCCGGGTCTATCTGAACTAGTTTACATATTCACTAGTCAAGTTATCAAAAAAGACACTTTTCATTGGTTACGTGGCACGCAGGTTCTATCGGCGGCGACTCTTTGTGTTGGTTGGCATGAGCCaaagttaagttttgttttCTAGATCACTGTTTGTTTTTTGAATAATGCCGCAGCGTCGGAAATTTGGAATAcctaacaatataaaattagcctgcgaATTGTGcttaaatataaatgaaaaatcaataaaattatctcgtgtagttttattaatttgctTTTTTTTCACTAACTATGTATAGCAATGATTGTAGCTTTACGTACTGCCATGATAATTGTTAAATTTGTAAAGTCTTCTGTAATAATATTCGTTTCTAAATACATGCATATGTACGGGCAAGGAAAATGAATCAAGTAGGTACACgggagcaaaattttgatcaaaaatatttgaactcgCTTCTACGcagttaacaatagagtcgtcttcagatatttttgatctaatgtttgctcacaagtttatgaactcggctgTACCAGGGtgcaacctttgtgctactaatgtcacgtGGACATCATATACATTTtcgattatgaaaaggttccaccctggtacgtgattcagcttCCTCAACTGTACCTTCTTTTTTGAATCTGAATACCTTGGATAGTTCTCTAACGTGCTAAAAGTAGATTACAAACATAAGTAACTAACCATAGGTGTGATGCAGATTTAGTTAGGCCATGTTGCCAGAGTTGTCAATATTATTAAGACTGCTATTTTTAAGTTTACTCGAAATACACTGTATTTAGTTAAGTTTTCTGAAAGTAATAGCGGGAATATAAGAATGGTCTGAATTTCAACTTGATGTAGCAACCCTGAAATAGCCGCCTGCGCGTCTCTGCCTGTTGTATaatctataaattatttaaaaaaaatgaggaaGACACCTTTACAAATGCTATTACTATTAGACAATACATGTGACCGTTGTAAGCTATGCACTGCTAATGCGACTAGAACGTATATGTATACAAACGGATACATAGTTGTGCTTTTCTTAGTGGATAGATAAACCTTGGGACTCTTTCAGTGGATTTAACGCCGCCATATTCGCCCAGATTGCGGTTTTGTGAACGTTTTACTATAGTTTgatgacgtccgtgacaggggttgtgtcaaagtaatattgatgtgATGATATGCGCCGCGcattttgttccaaacagccagtctggTGCCgttaatatatgtatgtacatagatgtcaatgtaaATGTAGTAAGAGTTGAGTTGTTGATTGTGTTTATTCTTTCTACGTTTATCAATCGCATAAATTAATCTAAGTCCGAGCCCTGACTCTAACATCGTGCCTTATACGGCGAGTTTGGGTGTGAATCATTCATTAGAGCAATTGAGAATTGTTAAAAGTTTAAGCTACTTCATTGACTTACAaccttaaactattttttaaatcatattatCTTAGTCGCAAggcttttattttatacacagTTTTTTTATCCAATTATCCAACAACAATCAATAAATTTGTAATTACTGCCAAGTATAACAACattatcattttatattttatcaagCCTTCGTGTGGAGTAAAGTTTAgtctttctttaaatttaattccaTAGAATTTTAATCTTACtatattaataatatgaattggtaagtacgagtatgtaccaTTTTATGGtatacctaaatataaataatgaaaagTAAATCTATGGTTTTTGTTTTCTTGAGGTGAATTGTCAAGTCGCATTAATAGAACTTGTGCAATAAGAGTTTATTTCAACAGCATTGTGTACAGGAATCGttccttgtttatttttatttgtaaattatttaactttacTTGCAAGAGTTTTAGTACACCAGGTACCATACCATCTTTTAGGTTTAAATAAAGTACTTGACgaaaatttgttgtttttttttattaatctagcttagtattaattaaattagactggccaacgaaagctgtcccaGACAAACTACggcaaattaaacaaaatgaggctgacaacaatTGCTGTACGCTGATTAAACGATTGAActatgttgatacttagatatttatttaaattttccagatattaaattataggtACTAGAACTagacttcaagctgcatcaacattCATTATTAGTAATGTGTgcaagttgatgatgcactttagtagTCCCTAGGTCAATTTTATGACCTTTATCgatgcccatttacgtacagtccagacgcataaatttttggaccattttgacaaTTGGCATTAAATAtgtcttctaacattttaattctaacgtaatcttataacattttccattttgagaaaggtaggaggttgaattaaagaaaaaaataattatttagtatcaaaattatccaagctgggctagaatgacaatatgatCCGAcaatctcaaaaatgataccagaggccgtattaccTAATgattctgatgctcgcgatcgcaaccaaatgacagatttcgtatACAAAAACTCATTTGATAGGGATCGCGTGCGTCagagaaacgttaggcaatacggccttagattaaagtttcgtaaaaaatgcgtagACAGTTTTCGCTGGCCAGTTTACCGCCTAAAATTTCAAATGCCTGTTGATccttaaggtaaacgtccacttgtcggtatcgtacgcatcggacgcatctCACGCAACGGATattagtattctttgtatagaaactcatataagtgcgtccacctgtccgcatcgtaagcatcgcacatttctatacaaagcaacaaatccgatacgtccgaagcgtacgatgcggataagtggacgcctaccttaaagcagcgtttccaccaataatgtgcgaggatgtgtaacgaggaatgtttttcattagGTATAACCACGAAACAGAAAAAAACTTCTGTTCCGTGGGTATAACCAATAGACCttagtgatttttatttattctattcgacatctatatttatttatctacacccatatagtaaatcctccaatTTACGtttaaaaaccatagataatgaccagcattacgacattggattctattacgAACACGGCAGCATCGTAATGTTCATTACGACACCGAAATCGATGTCGTAATGAACATTACTGCACCGAAATCGATATCGTAATGAATATTACCGCACCGGAGCGGTGGCGGGGAATCATTTTCGGGCGCAttagctcgtggggcagacatagttctgcttgcaatgcaggtcattctcaatggttcttgaatgatagaggatttaatatatggatgtagataaactAATGTACGCACGCAACTGTAAGTTGCATTGTGtgtgcataaactactattttttatgtatgacaaCGTATAACTTTCAACAGAATACTccgattttgatttaaaaaaacattggaaaGGGTTCCCATATAGATTTGGAAGAAAAATTCCAACCCTCAGCGTACAAGGGATGATTAAATCACTCACTAATTGAaagtatgaccacgcataacttttaatttaacagagtagtccgattttgataatccttttttattgaatagggtatatataccttgaagttggtcccatataaatttggaaaaaaatcctaccctaagggtgacaaaaattacaaaatattttttttaacaaaaaattaaatcaagtcCTTAGCGGCTCATGCGAGGTAGATTACCCAACGATGCTGATATATGAATTAATTTATTCTATTTGCCGCAATTCTACTTATTGCGTATtggctgtaggcactattcatgcTAGCCTAGCTCCTGGAGCCCTTGGAGGAAGTCTAAAATGGCCATGGATTTTACTTGGCAACGAGTTTGTACCATTCTTTGGCAAGGACACTACCACTAGTGTCGTTTAGCATTGACGACGACGACACTACCAAGCCTATACAGTCAACACAGCAAAGGTCTGAAATATAATtcctttttcatcatcatcccagcctatatacttcccactgctgggcacaggcctcctctcagaatgagagggcttgggcagtagttcccacgcgggtccagtgcggattggatcacactcaccattaaattgcttcgcaggtttccttacgatgttttccttcaccgtaaagctcgtggtaaatttcaaatgtaatcccgcacatgaatttcgaaaaactcagcagtgcgtgccggggtttgaacccaggattctctgcttgagaggccataggtcaaaccactcggccacatCGGCTTACAAACTTTACTATATTCCTTATTTATTACCAAGTAATTCATGGAAAACCCCATTGTGCCCATTGTGTGTGGCCATTGTGTTGTCTGCAAGTGGTTTGACTAGCCACAATCCTCACAATGAGaaagtttaggttaggttgttTTCCTTTTGATAGAAATAAAATGAGAAGAAAGTATACTTAATGAGATCTTATAATTTTTATcatcttaaaataatataaaagttactGATTTATCTACTAactataaaacaaaacacttcAGTTCTCTTATTATATTCAATGACTCTGCAATCAACGAAATGTTTAGAATTACAGTGTATTGTGATTTCCTACCCAGCCATATCAAATGTAATGTAACAGCATGTAGTATCAAATAATCATCAAATTTAAGTCTGCTCaaagataaatttaataatctagacaatttttttatgaatcaaATATCTTTCCTTATCATTATTCTGAGAAATGAAGAGTAGTTTTAATTAGCAATAATTGGCATAATAATAAGTCGAAATAAAATGAGTCAACTAACAAAAATAGGAATTTGCATCTTATAGTAATAACAACGTTTTCTTATGTTATGTCACTTGTCATATTTTGCTGCCCCTTCCTTAGCTAATTTATCAGCCATCTCATTACCATGTAATCCGTCATGTGCTTTAACATAGTTCCATTTGatttcaagtttattttgaaCACTGTCTAGTTCTCTGAAGTCAGCTTCATTCTTTACAGGTTCTCCTGATGCTAACTTCCATCCTCTCCGTTTCcatccttaaaaaaaaacaaattccaaatatgttaattaattaaatgtcaGTAGATGGTTGTACATAATGGAGATTAACTTAAAGATAACATAGAAGATGCATTATTTAGATAAATATGGAAAGGATAGGCCATTTTGGGTTTCCATAGTAAGCCAGCCCTTACATCAAACAGGCTTGGGTTTCTTTTTGTGTGTTATAGTGAAGAATATTTATGGTGAGTATGAACATCATACTtgtgacagtttttgacttataaatgatttttataaagatttttttaaatgttttttgttcAGGGTGTAGGTATTGAAGCAATTtgcttcaaattttgaaatgatGTTCTTCAATATAGATTTGCGCCACCACTTAAAAACGAATACTaattatcatataaaaaaagaccAAAATAAAAAGACACCATTAATATACTTGTATACATAGTATAACAAGTGGCAGCTCATTTTGTCCACTTAATTTGAATACCTATTATTATCGTTCTAAAAAGACGCCTAAGGCATGACTCGCACAGGGCACCTAGATTGCTAAGGCAAACAAGGATTGGTACACAACATCAACGGTTTGCGGCTCAGGTAGGCAGCACCAGTGATGAGATGACTTTTCTGTGCCTTCCCTCATTTCATTACATGCTACAggccgaaaaaaaatatattttaaaataaggctCCATTTGGAGGAGGAGCCTTTTGGTATAAAACCTTTAAAGATAGATATTTgtgacagtggtaaaataaaaataaaaaatatttttttagggtggtaggtacctcccatatacaAAGTGGgggggatttttttttcttgtctaaCCCTAGTGTGGGGTTttgttgaataggtcttttaaaatcagtcatgacgatttttcgattcagtgatctccCCCCTCTGACTTCTAAAATGTTGggtagaaaaataaagaaaaattcaagatggtattaagtatattaaatttacaaggaaaattataatggctaagattgcttcagagttattaatagtttaaatgaaaattgcagcctaaggtataaaatatacctaaacttgcaagattccatacacaatacaaaatccttagaaaaagatTACTTGATTTGTTcataatggctatggaaccctatcttgggcgtgtctgacacactcttggtcagttttttttttttataataaagtaatatttgtaATAACAGTGGGAAGTCTTAAATAGAACATACGGAAGTGCAACACAATGCTGTGTGCCATGTGCTTGTATCAACAACTACAAAGATTGATTTGTGAAGTACCAATTTAACTTCCAGGTATTATTCTGTAGTAATGTTATTTAGACAAATTTTGcataagtacatattaaaattaaaaattactaaaaattaCCAGGAATCCATTGAGTTGCAGATTTGATTAGAAACTGCGAGTCTGTGTTGATGGCCAGTTTGTTGACTCCATTTTTGAGAGCCATCTTGATTGCAAGCGAAGCCGCTTGTATCTCACCACAGTTATTGGTGGCTCTTCCAGAGACTGGCTCACTTCTGTTGAGATGGTGATTATCTCCCCAATAGATACCTAAACCTGCCCGAGCTCCCCGCTGGCCATTTGATGAACAAGCTCCATCTGTATAAACTTGGACGAAGCCATCATCATCTTCCTGAAAAGCCGTGTCGTTATTGGGCTTGTATTTCTTAGGCTGTGGTGGTTCTATTAGAATAGTCTGTTTTGGGGCTTTCTTAGTAATTCTGTCAATGCCTTTTGACATGTTGTTTACACGTTTCTCTATATCGTCCATTTGTTTAGCTATTATCACCTCCAAACCATCATCAGAGGACTCGGAGTCCTCATCATTTCTATGGTACATGTTTTTTGTATTACAACTACTACTCTTTGAGGTTGCTGGATACGACCTCTTCAAGTTGCTATTAGCACTGTTGTGAAAATTGTTCGCCTGATAGCTTATATTTGTCTTAAAGCTTCCAGGATTGGAATTTA harbors:
- the LOC141429958 gene encoding ribonuclease H1-like, giving the protein MSGILCTSFKIYFSVSCSSERLFHSLLKNRIMPFYAVAKGRTTGIYHSWAECESQVKGYSGAKFKKFDTASAAQEFLMTGNLNSNPGSFKTNISYQANNFHNSANSNLKRSYPATSKSSSCNTKNMYHRNDEDSESSDDGLEVIIAKQMDDIEKRVNNMSKGIDRITKKAPKQTILIEPPQPKKYKPNNDTAFQEDDDGFVQVYTDGACSSNGQRGARAGLGIYWGDNHHLNRSEPVSGRATNNCGEIQAASLAIKMALKNGVNKLAINTDSQFLIKSATQWIPGWKRRGWKLASGEPVKNEADFRELDSVQNKLEIKWNYVKAHDGLHGNEMADKLAKEGAAKYDK